Proteins found in one Lutimonas zeaxanthinifaciens genomic segment:
- a CDS encoding glycine zipper family protein — protein MKNSIKYVTIIFLLMGSLYSIQAQGIASSLGLYVFPANNQDAATQEADETACFKWAKEQTGYDPLNPTVYQGAQVDRSADGSAVGGAAVGAAGGAAIGAIAGDAGKGAAIGAVVGGVRGRRSKVVGDEMQQQANDQAAAQASKDAANDYNKAFAVCMEGKGYTVK, from the coding sequence ATGAAAAATTCGATAAAATACGTTACTATTATTTTTTTGTTAATGGGAAGCCTCTATTCAATTCAGGCTCAAGGAATTGCCAGTAGTCTTGGCTTATATGTCTTTCCTGCCAATAACCAGGATGCAGCTACACAGGAAGCTGATGAAACGGCCTGTTTTAAATGGGCTAAAGAACAGACCGGGTATGACCCCTTGAACCCAACGGTTTATCAGGGAGCTCAGGTAGATCGATCTGCTGACGGTTCGGCAGTTGGAGGAGCGGCCGTGGGAGCCGCAGGAGGGGCTGCCATTGGAGCTATTGCAGGTGATGCAGGAAAAGGGGCAGCCATCGGTGCCGTTGTAGGTGGTGTCCGGGGACGACGTTCAAAAGTTGTAGGTGACGAAATGCAGCAGCAGGCTAATGATCAGGCCGCGGCACAGGCTTCAAAGGATGCAGCCAATGATTACAACAAAGCTTTCGCGGTTTGTATGGAAGGCAAGGGCTATACCGTAAAATAA
- a CDS encoding AlbA family DNA-binding domain-containing protein, producing the protein MRKYILSIVLILCGLTLVIISYTQKKNPIYTEESFAVEAQKFEDLFDRFNTQIKDHVIEVKNIYNDTLKVKDSLFTTNYFLDFLERNTSVNSVAFFQGNYKLVVRKENKSRIITLDSLNDFGIVQWNRVEDGKVISSWLESFDETIYNTDWFQDLIGSEDQLKWYLRKRSNLDTTDEEMEFFYAAYSYTLSGKVSAIVFEFSKNYLFNEFDLNSKKIKPRLTFKDIDGKELKLISGNLNELSAQDTLSSIDSLQLTIDRHFSNFRDIDRGNFNFNFKERFYWTSFKHLPKDSGIEYYLYTVPNSELISASSGPLSSYGGKIGLALVILGAMLLLIRKRFFYRPNRMKIPLVKDILKDEENRYLEFKSSLRYDYRQERTNPELEKVILKTIAAFGNTDGGILIIGVDDDKNIVGLEKDFQTLKKSDADYYEVHLRNIMHKLMGVKYVSKYIRTQFEKVDDGNWVCKIKVIPAKEPLFLKYKNKNGQLDEKFYVRSGNSSHEIETIAEINDYINSKFK; encoded by the coding sequence ATGAGAAAATACATCCTTTCCATTGTTTTGATTTTATGTGGGTTGACACTTGTGATCATTTCTTACACCCAGAAGAAAAACCCAATTTACACTGAAGAATCTTTTGCTGTGGAAGCTCAAAAATTCGAAGATTTATTCGACCGGTTCAATACGCAGATAAAAGATCATGTAATTGAGGTAAAAAACATCTACAATGACACCTTGAAGGTCAAGGACTCTCTCTTCACCACAAATTATTTTCTTGATTTTCTTGAAAGAAACACATCTGTTAATTCGGTCGCCTTTTTCCAGGGAAATTATAAACTCGTCGTAAGAAAGGAAAACAAAAGCCGTATTATTACTTTGGATAGTTTAAATGATTTTGGCATTGTACAATGGAATCGTGTAGAAGATGGAAAAGTGATCAGCAGCTGGCTTGAGAGTTTTGATGAAACGATATACAATACGGATTGGTTCCAGGATTTGATCGGTAGTGAGGATCAGCTCAAATGGTATTTAAGAAAAAGAAGTAATCTGGATACTACTGATGAGGAAATGGAATTTTTCTACGCGGCTTATTCCTATACTTTGAGCGGAAAGGTCAGTGCCATTGTATTTGAATTTTCAAAAAACTATCTTTTTAATGAATTCGACCTGAATTCAAAAAAAATTAAACCAAGGCTTACTTTTAAGGACATTGATGGAAAGGAATTGAAATTAATCAGTGGTAACCTTAATGAATTATCAGCACAGGATACGTTGAGCTCCATTGACAGCCTTCAATTAACAATTGATCGTCATTTTTCAAATTTCAGAGATATTGATCGAGGCAACTTCAATTTTAATTTTAAAGAACGATTTTACTGGACCTCATTCAAACATCTTCCAAAAGACAGTGGAATTGAATATTATTTATACACTGTACCCAATAGCGAACTTATTAGTGCTTCATCAGGGCCGCTAAGTTCCTATGGTGGTAAAATCGGCCTTGCCTTAGTGATCCTTGGAGCCATGCTGCTCTTGATAAGAAAACGATTTTTTTACAGGCCCAACAGGATGAAAATACCTTTGGTAAAGGACATTTTGAAAGATGAAGAAAACCGTTACCTTGAATTTAAGTCTTCCCTAAGGTATGATTACAGGCAGGAAAGAACCAATCCTGAACTCGAGAAAGTCATCCTAAAGACCATTGCAGCATTTGGCAACACTGACGGGGGAATCCTAATAATTGGCGTTGATGATGATAAAAATATAGTGGGTCTTGAAAAAGATTTTCAAACGCTAAAAAAATCAGATGCTGACTATTATGAAGTCCATCTGAGAAACATCATGCATAAGCTAATGGGGGTTAAATATGTAAGTAAGTATATTAGAACTCAGTTTGAAAAGGTAGATGACGGAAACTGGGTTTGCAAAATTAAAGTAATTCCTGCGAAGGAACCTTTATTTCTGAAATACAAAAACAAAAACGGACAACTTGATGAAAAATTCTATGTCAGAAGCGGAAATTCATCTCATGAAATAGAAACAATAGCGGAAATAAACGATTATATCAATTCAAAATTTAAGTAA
- a CDS encoding porin family protein: MKNKVLLVFFLFVSISMQSQVLIALLLGKSLNTGKIEFGLDGGVNYATLGGMDSNSYYRKWNLGFYFDIKMKNQWYLNTGVLVKSELGLDDLTENDLEFLGATIHDEEGEYSQSISYFLVPALARYKFDNHMYAEFGPQFGLAYRASINFHSKIDDIEINAKENNLDMINRFDMGIAAGAGYRLLKGLGWTIGARYYYGFLDVYKDRSGTNNSALFLKVNAPIGLSEEKKAQIKELKNKRDERKKQKKELKKAEREKNKIENL, encoded by the coding sequence ATGAAGAATAAGGTACTTCTTGTCTTTTTTCTTTTTGTCAGTATTTCCATGCAGTCGCAGGTTTTAATTGCCCTTCTTTTAGGAAAAAGTCTGAACACAGGTAAAATAGAATTTGGACTTGACGGAGGAGTCAATTATGCTACCCTGGGCGGAATGGATTCTAATAGCTATTATCGAAAATGGAACCTGGGATTCTATTTTGACATAAAAATGAAGAATCAATGGTATTTAAATACCGGGGTTCTTGTGAAATCGGAACTCGGTCTGGATGATTTAACAGAAAATGACCTGGAGTTTTTAGGAGCTACCATACATGATGAAGAAGGTGAATATAGTCAATCCATCAGTTATTTTTTAGTTCCTGCTTTGGCCAGGTACAAGTTTGACAACCATATGTATGCTGAATTTGGGCCACAGTTTGGGCTGGCTTACAGGGCATCGATAAACTTTCATTCTAAAATTGACGACATTGAAATTAATGCCAAGGAAAACAATCTTGACATGATCAACAGATTTGACATGGGTATTGCTGCTGGTGCCGGATACAGATTATTAAAAGGACTTGGCTGGACCATTGGTGCTCGTTATTATTATGGTTTTCTTGACGTCTACAAGGATCGATCCGGTACAAATAACAGCGCACTTTTTTTAAAAGTCAATGCCCCGATTGGACTGAGTGAGGAAAAAAAAGCTCAGATTAAGGAATTAAAGAATAAAAGGGATGAAAGAAAAAAACAAAAGAAGGAATTGAAAAAAGCTGAAAGGGAAAAGAATAAAATAGAAAACCTATGA